In Calonectris borealis chromosome 20, bCalBor7.hap1.2, whole genome shotgun sequence, a genomic segment contains:
- the C20H17orf58 gene encoding UPF0450 protein C17orf58 homolog gives MTTKVFWLLCFVIRSSSSSVAGSLPYAEKPSQTLGKDAYSSAEAARGQVKLPAWGTSARENHTERWLPSPADLPRPKPPEITSLSSDKKKRTKPSLENSTGLRKHLLQHGGALPLESPTEGPSPASFAFNRANRKHADRRLAEAANSVSAHFHRTASSCRQMTPVEEAHPFPDSGAVESDDPNTLDHFNRPGKIIPYKRTDPLKKVAKPSWVTNRQSSRLPHDFSALKKDGEEKACLTECRKERDEAEAYCASEFAVNGIVYNTERLGNGVHLITLLVNSDGLYKMSRLYITPDGFFFRVHILVVDTLNCSKPCPDFKLGSRYIVMGRIYHKRRQIPANLLQFLRGRLRPGDGLLRSSSSYVKRFNRKRNRKVQAAHAKCR, from the exons atgaCAACCAAAGTGTTCTGGCTCCTCTGCTTTGTCATTAGATCATCTTCCAGCTCAGTGGCCG ggTCCCTGCCCTATGCCGAGAAACCCAGTCAGACTCTCGGCAAAGATGCTTACAGCTCAGCAGAGGCGGCGCGGGGCCAAGTCAAGCTGCCAGCCTGGGGCACCAGCGCCAGAGAGAATCACACAGAGCGCTGGCTTCCCTCTCCCGCCGACCTGCCGCGGCCGAAACCTCCCGaaatcacctccctctcctcagaCAAAAAGAAACGCACCAAGCCTTCTCTAGAAAACAGCACAGGGCTGAGGAAACACCTCCTGCAGCatggaggggccctgcctctggagAGCCCGACCGAGGggccttctcctgcctcctttGCCTTCAATCGCGCAAACAGAAAGCACGCGGACAGACGGCTGGCGGAGGCTGCCAACAGCGTGTCAGCCCACTTCCATCGCACAGCATCTTCCTGTCGACAGATGACACCCGTAGAGGAGGCTCATCCTTTTCCAGACTCCGGAGCAGTGGAGTCAGATGATCCTAACACGCTGGATCACTTCAACCGACCAGGCAAGATAATCCCCTATAAACGTACCGATCCCTTGAAAAAGGTCGCCAAACCCTCCTGGGTCACCAACCGCCAGTCATCCCGCCTGCCACACGACTTCAGCGCACTGAAGAAAG ACGGGGAGGAGAAGGCATGTCTGACCGAGTGCAGGAAGGAGAGAGACGAAGCGGAGGCCTACTGCGCAAGTGAGTTCG CAGTGAACGGAATTGTTTATAACACGGAAAGATTGGGGAATGGAGTCCACTTGATTACGCTTTTGGTAAACAGCGATGGATTATACAAGATGAGTCGCCTGTATATTACTCCTGATGGCTTCTTCTTTCGAGTTCACATTCTAGTTGTGGATACTTTAAACTGCAGTAAACCGTGTCCAGACTTTAAACTTG GCAGTAGATACATTGTGATGGGTCGGATCTACCACAAGCGACGACAGATCCCTGCAAACCTGCTGCAGTTCCTGCGAGGGCGCCTGAGGCCGGGGGATGGcttgctgagaagcagcagcagctacgTGAAGAGATTCAACAGGAAAAGGAATCGCAAAGTACAAGCGGCTCACGCTAAATGTAGATAA